The following coding sequences lie in one Labrus bergylta chromosome 5, fLabBer1.1, whole genome shotgun sequence genomic window:
- the LOC110002300 gene encoding green-sensitive opsin, whose translation MAWEGGFEPNGTEGKNFYIPMSNRTGIVRSPFEYQQYYLADPIMFKLLAFYMFFLICTGTPINGLTLVVTAQNKKLRQPLNYILVNLAVAGLIMCAFGFTITITSAMNGYFILGATFCAIEGFMATLGGEVALWSLVVLAVERYIVVCKPMGSFKFSGTHAAAGVAFTWVMAMACAAPPLVGWSRYLPEGMQCSCGPDYYTLAPGFNNESYVIYMFVVHFFLPVFVIFFTYGSLVLTVKAAAAQQQDSESTQKAEREVTRMCVLMVFGFLVAWVPYASFAGWIFMNKGASFSALTAAIPAFFAKSSALYNPIIYVLFNKQFRNCMLSTIGMGGMVEDETSVSASKTEVSSVS comes from the exons ATGGCGTGGGAAGGAGGATTCGAGCCTAATGGCACAGAAGGAAAGAACTTCTACATCCCCATGTCCAACAGGACAGGGATTGTTAGAAGTCCTTTTGAATACCAGCAGTACTACTTGGCAGATCCTATCATGTTCAAGCTTCTGGCTTTCTACATGTTCTTCCTGATCTGCACTGGGACTCCCATCAACGGTCTGACATTGGTCGTAACGGCTCAGAACAAAAAGCTACGCCAACCTCTCAATTACATCCTAGTCAACCTGGCTGTGGCTGGACTCATCATGTGCGCCTTCGGATTCACCATCACCATTACATCTGCTATGAACGGCTACTTCATTCTTGGGGCAACTTTCTGTGCTATTGAGGGATTCATGGCCACACTTGGAG GTGAAGTTGCTCTCTGGTCATTGGTGGTCCTGGCTGTTGAGAGATACATCGTTGTCTGCAAACCCATGGGAAGCTTCAAGTTCTCTGGAACCCATGCTGCAGCTGGAGTTGCTTTCACTTGGGTCATGGCTATGGCTTGTGCTGCTCCCCCTCTTGTAGGCTGGTCAAG GTACCTTCCTGAAGGCATGCAGTGCTCCTGTGGACCTGACTACTACACTCTAGCTCCAGGCTTCAACAATGAATCATACGTCATCTACATGTTTGTAGTTCACTTTTTCCTCCCTGTGTTCGTCATTTTCTTCACATATGGAAGCCTTGTGCTGACTGTCAAAGCT GCCGCAGCACAGCAGCAGGACTCAGAATCTACCCAGAAGGCTGAGAGGGAAGTCacacgtatgtgtgtgttgatggtGTTTGGCTTCCTGGTAGCTTGGGTACCATACGCTTCTTTCGCTGGCTGGATCTTCATGAACAAGGGAGCTTCCTTCTCAGCACTGACAGCAGCTATTCCTGCCTTCTTTGCAAAGAGCTCAGCATTGTACAACCCTATCATCTATGTGCTGTTTAACAAACAG TTCCGTAACTGCATGCTGAGCACTATTGGAATGGGTGGCATGGTGGAGGATGAGACCTCAGTTTCCGCAAGCAAGACAGAAGTGTCCTCTGTCTCTTAA